In a genomic window of Streptococcus mitis NCTC 12261:
- the secA gene encoding preprotein translocase subunit SecA: protein MANILKTIIENDKGEIRRLEKMADKVFKYEDQMAALTDDQLKAKTVEFKERYQNGESLDSLLYEAFAVVREGAKRVLGLFPYKVQVMGGIVLHHGDVPEMRTGEGKTLTATMPVYLNALSGKGVHVVTVNEYLSERDATEMGELYSWLGLSVGINLAAKSPMEKKEAYECDITYSTNSEIGFDYLRDNMVVRAENMVQRPLNYALVDEVDSILIDEARTPLIVSGANAVETSQLYHMADHYVKSLDKDDYIIDVQSKTIGLSDSGIDKAESYFKLDNLYDIENVALTHFIDNALRANYIMLLDIDYVVSEEQEILIVDQFTGRTMEGRRYSDGLHQAIEAKEGVPIQDETKTSASITYQNLFRMYKKLSGMTGTGKTEEEEFREIYNIRVIPIPTNRPVQRIDHSDLLYASIEAKFKAVVEDVKARYQKGQPVLVGTVAVETSDYISKKLVAAGVPHEVLNAKNHYKEAQIIMNAGQRGAVTIATNMAGRGTDIKLGEGVRELGGLCVIGTERHESRRIDNQLRGRSGRQGDPGESQFYLSLEDDLMKRFGSERLKGIFERLNMSEEAIESRMLTRQVEAAQKRVEGNNYDTRKQVLQYDDVMREQREIIYAQRYDVITADRDLAPEIQAMIKRTIGRVVDGHARAKQDEKLEAILNFAKYNLLPEDSIAIEDLSGLSDKAIKEELFQRALQVYDSQVSKLRDEEAVKEFQKVLILRVVDNKWTDHIDALDQLRNAVGLRGYAQNNPVVEYQAEGFRMFNDMIGSIEFDVTRLMMKAQIHEQERPQAEHHISTTATRNIAAHQANIPEDLDLSQIGRNELCPCGSGKKFKNCHGKRQ from the coding sequence ATGGCTAATATTTTAAAAACAATTATCGAAAATGATAAAGGAGAAATCCGTCGTCTGGAAAAGATGGCTGACAAGGTTTTCAAATACGAAGACCAAATGGCTGCTTTGACAGATGACCAACTAAAAGCAAAAACAGTTGAATTTAAAGAACGTTATCAAAATGGAGAATCACTGGATTCATTGCTTTATGAAGCATTTGCGGTTGTCCGTGAGGGTGCCAAACGTGTCCTAGGTCTCTTCCCATATAAGGTTCAGGTAATGGGGGGAATCGTTCTTCACCATGGTGACGTGCCAGAGATGCGTACAGGGGAAGGAAAAACATTGACTGCGACCATGCCGGTATACCTCAATGCTCTTTCAGGTAAAGGGGTTCACGTAGTTACGGTTAACGAATACCTGTCAGAACGTGATGCGACTGAGATGGGTGAATTGTATTCTTGGCTTGGCTTGTCAGTAGGGATTAACTTGGCTGCCAAATCTCCAATGGAGAAAAAAGAAGCCTATGAGTGTGATATTACTTACTCAACCAACTCAGAAATCGGATTTGACTACCTTCGTGACAACATGGTTGTTCGTGCTGAAAACATGGTACAACGTCCGCTTAACTATGCCTTGGTCGATGAGGTTGACTCTATCTTGATTGACGAGGCCCGTACACCTTTGATCGTATCAGGTGCTAATGCAGTTGAAACCAGTCAGCTCTACCACATGGCAGACCACTATGTAAAATCTTTGGACAAAGACGACTACATCATCGATGTGCAGTCTAAGACTATTGGTTTGTCTGATTCAGGGATTGACAAGGCTGAAAGCTACTTCAAGCTTGACAATCTCTATGACATCGAAAACGTAGCTCTGACTCACTTTATCGATAACGCCCTTCGTGCCAACTACATTATGCTTCTCGATATTGACTATGTGGTGAGCGAAGAACAAGAAATCTTGATCGTTGACCAATTTACGGGTCGTACTATGGAAGGTCGTCGTTATTCTGATGGATTGCACCAAGCTATTGAAGCCAAAGAAGGTGTGCCAATTCAGGATGAAACCAAGACATCTGCCTCAATCACTTACCAAAACCTTTTCCGTATGTACAAGAAATTGTCTGGTATGACGGGTACAGGTAAGACTGAGGAAGAAGAATTCCGTGAAATTTACAACATTCGTGTTATTCCAATCCCAACCAACCGTCCTGTTCAACGTATTGACCACTCAGACCTTCTTTATGCAAGTATCGAGGCTAAGTTTAAGGCGGTTGTCGAAGATGTTAAGGCTCGTTACCAAAAAGGTCAACCAGTCTTGGTTGGTACAGTAGCGGTTGAAACCAGTGACTATATTTCTAAGAAATTAGTCGCAGCTGGCGTTCCTCACGAGGTCTTGAATGCCAAAAACCACTATAAAGAAGCCCAAATCATCATGAATGCTGGTCAACGTGGTGCTGTTACCATTGCGACTAACATGGCCGGTCGTGGTACCGACATCAAGCTTGGTGAAGGGGTTCGCGAATTGGGTGGACTTTGTGTTATTGGTACAGAACGTCATGAAAGCCGTCGTATCGATAACCAGCTTCGTGGACGTTCAGGTCGTCAAGGAGACCCAGGTGAGTCACAATTCTACCTATCTCTTGAAGATGATTTGATGAAACGTTTTGGTTCTGAACGCTTGAAGGGAATCTTTGAACGCTTGAATATGTCTGAAGAGGCCATTGAGTCTCGTATGTTGACGCGTCAGGTTGAAGCAGCACAAAAACGTGTCGAAGGAAATAACTACGATACTCGTAAACAAGTCCTTCAATACGACGATGTCATGCGTGAACAACGTGAGATTATCTACGCTCAACGTTACGATGTCATCACTGCAGACCGTGACTTGGCACCCGAAATTCAGGCTATGATCAAACGTACAATTGGTCGTGTCGTTGATGGTCATGCGCGTGCGAAACAAGATGAAAAACTAGAAGCAATTTTGAACTTTGCTAAGTACAACTTGCTTCCTGAAGATTCGATTGCAATCGAAGACTTGTCAGGCTTGTCTGATAAGGCTATTAAGGAAGAACTCTTCCAACGTGCCTTGCAAGTTTATGATAGTCAGGTTTCAAAACTACGTGATGAAGAAGCAGTTAAAGAATTCCAAAAAGTCTTGATTCTACGAGTGGTAGATAACAAGTGGACAGATCATATCGATGCCCTCGATCAATTGCGTAATGCGGTTGGACTTCGTGGTTATGCTCAGAACAACCCTGTTGTTGAGTATCAGGCAGAAGGTTTCCGTATGTTTAATGATATGATTGGTTCGATTGAGTTTGATGTGACACGTTTGATGATGAAAGCCCAAATTCATGAACAAGAAAGACCACAAGCAGAACACCATATCAGTACAACAGCGACCCGCAATATCGCTGCCCACCAAGCAAATATACCAGAAGATTTGGATTTGAGTCAGATTGGACGGAATGAACTTTGCCCATGTGGTTCTGGTAAGAAGTTTAAAAACTGTCACGGTAAAAGACAATAA
- a CDS encoding 3-deoxy-7-phosphoheptulonate synthase has protein sequence MVFTAKSPKINIEEVRALSKLEGQALERKSQRDQELEAIIRGEDQRILLVIGPCSSDNEEAVLEYAKRLAALQEEVADRIFMVMRVYTAKPRTNGDGYKGLIHQPNATEAPSLINGIKAVRHLHYRVITETGMTTADEMLYPENLPLVDDLISYMAVGARSVEDQQHRFVASGADFATGFKNPTSGNLNVMFNGIYAAQNKQSFLFLGKEVETTGNPLSHAILRGAINEYGKNIPNYYYDNLMDTIAQYEKMGLENPFIIVDTNHDNSGKQYMDQIRIVRQTLINRDWNEKIKQYVRGFMIESYLEDGRQNEPEVFGKSITDPCLGWDNTEALVREIYQTLGE, from the coding sequence ATGGTATTTACAGCAAAAAGTCCTAAAATTAATATTGAAGAAGTTCGTGCCTTATCAAAATTAGAAGGTCAAGCTTTAGAGAGAAAATCACAGCGTGATCAAGAGCTAGAAGCCATTATACGTGGAGAAGACCAACGGATTCTCTTGGTAATCGGGCCATGCTCATCTGACAATGAAGAAGCTGTTCTTGAGTACGCTAAGCGTTTGGCAGCTTTGCAAGAAGAAGTAGCAGACCGTATCTTTATGGTTATGCGTGTTTATACTGCCAAACCCCGTACCAACGGAGATGGCTATAAGGGCTTGATTCACCAGCCTAATGCGACAGAAGCGCCTAGTCTTATCAACGGAATCAAAGCCGTGCGCCATCTTCACTATCGTGTCATCACGGAAACAGGTATGACGACAGCTGATGAAATGCTTTATCCTGAAAATCTTCCGCTTGTAGATGATTTGATTTCTTACATGGCGGTTGGTGCCCGTTCAGTTGAAGACCAGCAACACCGCTTTGTGGCAAGTGGGGCAGATTTTGCGACTGGGTTTAAAAATCCAACCTCTGGAAATCTCAATGTTATGTTTAATGGGATTTATGCTGCTCAAAACAAACAAAGTTTCCTTTTCCTAGGAAAAGAAGTGGAAACAACTGGGAACCCGCTTTCGCATGCCATTCTTCGTGGAGCGATCAATGAGTATGGTAAGAATATTCCTAACTACTACTATGATAATTTGATGGATACCATTGCTCAGTATGAGAAGATGGGCTTGGAAAATCCCTTTATCATTGTGGATACCAATCATGACAACTCTGGTAAGCAATATATGGACCAGATTCGAATTGTCCGCCAGACCTTGATTAACCGTGATTGGAATGAAAAAATCAAGCAGTACGTTCGTGGCTTTATGATTGAGTCTTATCTAGAAGACGGCCGTCAAAACGAACCGGAAGTATTTGGCAAGTCTATCACAGACCCTTGTCTTGGCTGGGATAATACGGAAGCCCTCGTCAGAGAAATCTACCAAACGCTAGGAGAATAA
- a CDS encoding 3-deoxy-7-phosphoheptulonate synthase — MAFIEKGQEIDIEAIKAETQLSAEALRLKERRDREMADIISGEDDRILLVIGPCSSDNEEAVLEYARRLSALQKKVADKIFMVMRVYTAKPRTNGDGYKGLVHQPDTSKAPSLINGLQAVRQLHYRVITETGLTTADEMLYPSNLVLVDDLVSYHAVGARSVEDQEHRFVASGIDAPVGMKNPTSGNLGVMFNGIYAAQNKQTFLFHGQEVETSGNPLAHVILRGAVNEYGKNEPNFYYETLLNAIERYEAMGLENPFILIDTNHDNSGKQYMEQIRIVRQTLQNRDWNEKIKKIVRGFMIESYLADGRQNQPEVFGCSITDPCLGWENTEALVEEIYATLTK; from the coding sequence ATGGCATTTATTGAAAAAGGTCAAGAAATTGATATTGAAGCAATCAAAGCAGAAACCCAATTGTCTGCGGAAGCCTTGCGACTAAAGGAGCGTCGTGATAGAGAAATGGCAGACATCATTTCAGGAGAAGATGACCGGATCCTTTTGGTGATTGGTCCTTGCTCTTCTGATAATGAAGAGGCTGTCTTGGAATATGCCCGCCGTTTATCCGCCTTGCAGAAGAAGGTGGCGGACAAGATTTTCATGGTTATGCGTGTTTATACAGCTAAACCTCGCACCAACGGAGACGGCTATAAAGGTCTGGTTCACCAACCAGATACCTCTAAGGCTCCAAGCCTGATTAACGGTTTGCAGGCTGTGCGCCAGTTGCACTATCGCGTCATTACAGAGACAGGTTTGACAACGGCAGACGAGATGCTTTATCCGTCAAATTTGGTCTTGGTAGATGATTTGGTCAGCTACCATGCTGTGGGGGCTCGTTCTGTGGAAGACCAAGAGCACCGTTTTGTGGCTTCAGGGATTGATGCACCAGTCGGGATGAAAAATCCAACCTCTGGGAATCTTGGTGTTATGTTTAACGGTATCTATGCCGCCCAAAACAAACAAACCTTCCTCTTCCATGGTCAAGAAGTTGAGACTTCAGGAAATCCCTTGGCTCACGTCATCCTTCGTGGTGCAGTTAATGAATATGGGAAAAATGAGCCTAACTTTTACTATGAAACCTTGCTAAATGCCATTGAACGCTATGAAGCCATGGGACTTGAAAATCCCTTTATTCTCATTGATACCAACCATGATAATTCAGGCAAGCAATATATGGAGCAGATTCGAATTGTTCGCCAGACCTTGCAAAATCGTGACTGGAATGAGAAGATTAAAAAGATAGTTCGAGGCTTTATGATTGAATCTTACCTAGCAGATGGTCGTCAAAACCAACCAGAGGTCTTTGGTTGCTCCATTACCGATCCTTGTCTAGGTTGGGAAAATACAGAGGCCTTGGTAGAAGAGATTTATGCTACCTTGACAAAATAA
- the acpS gene encoding holo-ACP synthase gives MIVGHGIDIEELASIESAVTRHEGFAKRVLTAKEMERFTSLKGRRQIEYLAGRWSAKEAFSKAMGTGIGKLGFQDLEVLNNERGAPYFSQSPFSGKIWLSISHTDQFVTASVILEENHES, from the coding sequence ATGATAGTTGGACACGGAATTGACATCGAAGAATTGGCTTCGATAGAAAGCGCAGTTACACGACATGAAGGCTTTGCTAAGCGCGTGCTGACCGCTAAGGAAATGGAGCGCTTCACCAGTCTCAAAGGGCGCAGGCAGATTGAATATTTGGCTGGTCGCTGGTCGGCTAAGGAGGCCTTTTCCAAGGCTATGGGAACTGGTATTGGCAAGCTCGGTTTTCAAGATTTAGAAGTCTTGAATAATGAACGCGGGGCGCCTTATTTTAGTCAGTCACCATTTTCAGGAAAGATTTGGCTGTCTATCAGCCATACAGATCAGTTTGTGACAGCCAGTGTCATTTTGGAGGAAAATCATGAAAGCTAG
- the alr gene encoding alanine racemase, with amino-acid sequence MKASPHRPTKALIHLGAIRQNIQQMGAHIPEGTLKFAVVKANAYGHGAVAVATTIQDDVDGFCVSNIDEAIELRQAGLSKRILILGVSEIEVVALAKEYDITLTVAGLEWIQALLDKEADLTGLTVHLKIDSGMGRIGFREAHEAEQAQDLLQQHGARVEGIFTHFATADEKSDDYFNTQLERFKTILAGMKGLPELIHASNSATTLWHAETIFNAVRMGDAMYGLNPSGEVLDLPYDLKPALTLESALVHVKTVSAGACMGYGATYQADSEQVIATVPIGYADGWTRDMQNFAVLVDGQACPIVGRVSMDQITIRLPKLYPLGTKVTLIGSNGDKEITATQVATYRGTINYEVVCLLSDRIPREYY; translated from the coding sequence ATGAAAGCTAGTCCGCATAGACCAACCAAGGCTCTGATTCATCTGGGAGCTATTCGACAAAATATTCAGCAAATGGGGGCTCATATCCCTGAAGGAACACTCAAATTTGCAGTAGTCAAGGCTAATGCCTATGGTCATGGAGCTGTTGCCGTTGCCACGACTATTCAAGATGATGTTGATGGCTTTTGCGTTTCCAATATCGATGAAGCTATTGAACTCAGACAGGCTGGACTCAGCAAGCGAATCCTTATTTTAGGAGTTTCTGAAATCGAAGTTGTTGCTCTAGCTAAAGAATATGACATCACCTTGACTGTAGCTGGACTGGAGTGGATTCAAGCACTCTTAGATAAGGAAGCGGACTTAACTGGATTAACAGTCCACCTCAAGATTGATTCAGGAATGGGACGGATTGGTTTTCGAGAGGCTCATGAGGCTGAGCAGGCTCAAGACTTGCTCCAACAACATGGTGCTCGTGTTGAAGGGATTTTTACCCACTTTGCTACTGCAGACGAGAAATCAGATGACTACTTTAATACCCAGTTAGAACGGTTTAAAACTATTTTAGCCGGTATGAAAGGTCTTCCAGAGCTGATACATGCCAGCAATTCGGCAACGACTCTTTGGCATGCAGAGACTATTTTCAATGCGGTCCGTATGGGGGATGCCATGTATGGTCTTAATCCTAGCGGAGAGGTTTTGGACTTACCTTATGACTTGAAACCAGCCTTGACCTTGGAATCTGCTCTGGTTCATGTCAAGACAGTTTCAGCTGGAGCTTGCATGGGCTATGGAGCGACCTATCAGGCGGATAGCGAGCAAGTCATAGCGACGGTGCCAATCGGCTATGCGGATGGTTGGACACGAGATATGCAAAATTTCGCTGTCTTGGTAGATGGGCAAGCTTGCCCAATCGTTGGGCGGGTTTCGATGGACCAAATCACCATTCGTCTGCCTAAGCTTTATCCCTTAGGAACAAAGGTAACCTTGATTGGTTCTAACGGGGACAAGGAAATTACAGCTACTCAGGTAGCGACCTACCGTGGGACTATTAACTATGAGGTGGTTTGTCTTCTCAGCGACCGCATTCCGAGAGAATATTATTAG
- the recG gene encoding ATP-dependent DNA helicase RecG, producing MNLHQPLHVLPGVGPKSAEKYAKLGIENLQDLLLYFPFRYEDFKTKQVLELEDGEKAVLSGQVVTPASVQYYGFKRNRLRFSLKQGEVVFAVNFFNQPYLADKIELGATLAVFGKWDRAKASLTGMKVLAQVEDDLQPVYRLTQGISQASLVKVIKTAFDQGLDLLIEENLPQSLLDKYKLMSRCQAVRAMHFPKDLGEYKQALRRIKFEELFYFQMQLQTLKSENRVQGSGLVLDWSQEKVSAVKESLPFALTQAQEKSLQEILTDMKSDHHMNRLLQGDVGSGKTVVAGLAMFAAVTAGYQSALMVPTEILAEQHFESLKSLFPDLKLALLTGSLKAAEKREVLETIAKGEADFIIGTHALIQDGVDYARLGLIIIDEQHRFGVGQRRILREKGDNPDVLMMTATPIPRTLAITAFGDMDVSIIDQMPAGRKPIVTRWIKHEQLPQVLTWLEGEIQKGSQAYVISPLIEESEALDLKNAIALSEELTAHFAGKAEVALLHGKMKSDEKDQIMQEFKEQKTDILVSTTVIEVGVNVPNATVMIIMDADRFGLSQLHQLRGRVGRGDKQSYAVLVANPKTDSGKDRMRIMTETTNGFVLAEEDLKMRGSGEIFGTRQSGLPEFQVADIIEDFPILEEARKVASYISSIEGWQEDPEWRMIALHLEKKEHLD from the coding sequence ATGAATCTACATCAACCCTTGCATGTCTTACCTGGTGTGGGACCAAAGTCAGCAGAAAAATACGCCAAACTAGGAATTGAAAACTTGCAAGACCTCTTGCTCTACTTTCCTTTCCGTTACGAAGACTTTAAAACCAAGCAGGTGCTGGAGCTGGAAGACGGAGAAAAGGCGGTTTTGTCTGGTCAAGTCGTGACTCCTGCTAGTGTTCAGTATTATGGTTTCAAGCGCAATCGACTGCGTTTTAGTCTCAAGCAGGGAGAAGTTGTTTTTGCGGTGAATTTCTTTAACCAGCCCTATCTGGCTGATAAGATAGAGTTGGGAGCAACTCTTGCCGTCTTTGGAAAATGGGACCGTGCCAAGGCTAGTCTGACTGGGATGAAGGTCCTGGCTCAGGTGGAAGATGACCTCCAGCCTGTCTATCGTCTGACTCAGGGAATCAGTCAAGCCAGTCTGGTCAAGGTCATCAAAACGGCCTTTGATCAGGGCCTGGACCTCTTGATAGAGGAAAATCTGCCCCAGTCCTTGCTGGACAAATACAAACTCATGTCCCGTTGTCAGGCAGTCCGAGCTATGCATTTTCCAAAGGATTTGGGAGAATACAAGCAGGCCCTTCGCCGTATCAAGTTTGAGGAACTCTTTTATTTCCAAATGCAATTGCAAACGCTCAAATCTGAAAATAGAGTTCAGGGAAGCGGTCTGGTTCTGGACTGGTCTCAGGAAAAAGTGTCAGCTGTTAAAGAAAGTCTGCCATTTGCCCTGACCCAAGCTCAGGAAAAGAGTTTGCAGGAAATTTTAACTGATATGAAGTCCGACCACCACATGAATCGTCTCCTACAAGGGGATGTGGGGAGTGGGAAAACAGTAGTCGCTGGTTTGGCCATGTTTGCGGCGGTGACAGCTGGCTACCAATCAGCCCTCATGGTGCCAACAGAAATCTTAGCAGAGCAACACTTTGAGAGTTTGAAGAGTCTCTTCCCAGACTTGAAACTGGCTCTCTTAACAGGTTCCTTAAAAGCTGCAGAAAAAAGAGAAGTCTTGGAGACCATTGCCAAGGGTGAGGCCGACTTTATTATCGGAACTCATGCTTTGATACAAGATGGAGTGGATTATGCTCGTCTTGGCTTGATTATCATCGATGAGCAGCACCGTTTTGGTGTGGGGCAAAGGCGTATTTTACGGGAAAAAGGGGACAATCCTGACGTTCTCATGATGACGGCAACTCCTATTCCACGGACGCTGGCTATCACAGCCTTTGGCGATATGGATGTTTCCATTATCGACCAGATGCCAGCAGGGAGGAAGCCTATTGTGACGCGCTGGATCAAACATGAGCAACTACCTCAGGTCTTGACTTGGTTAGAGGGAGAAATCCAAAAAGGTTCTCAAGCCTATGTTATCTCTCCCTTGATTGAAGAATCAGAAGCTCTGGATTTGAAAAATGCCATTGCCTTATCTGAGGAGTTGACGGCTCATTTTGCAGGTAAGGCAGAAGTGGCTCTTCTACATGGTAAGATGAAGAGTGACGAAAAAGATCAGATTATGCAGGAGTTCAAAGAGCAAAAAACGGATATTCTAGTTTCGACAACGGTTATCGAGGTCGGGGTTAATGTTCCAAATGCGACCGTCATGATTATCATGGATGCCGATCGCTTCGGGCTCAGCCAGCTTCACCAGCTCAGAGGTCGTGTTGGTCGGGGAGATAAGCAGTCCTATGCAGTTCTTGTTGCCAATCCCAAGACGGATTCTGGGAAAGACCGTATGCGCATCATGACAGAAACCACCAATGGTTTTGTTCTTGCTGAGGAAGATTTGAAAATGCGTGGTTCAGGTGAGATTTTTGGAACTAGACAGTCAGGTCTTCCAGAATTCCAAGTGGCTGATATTATCGAAGATTTCCCAATTTTAGAAGAAGCCAGAAAAGTTGCTAGCTACATTAGTTCAATAGAAGGCTGGCAAGAGGATCCGGAATGGCGCATGATTGCCCTTCATTTGGAAAAGAAAGAACATCTAGATTAA